The Nitrospirota bacterium genome includes the window CTTCAGGATGGTGTCCTCGAGGTTTTCCTTGCCAACATACTTGCCGGTATTTACATCAATAACGGTCATTGCCTCTGTCTGGTCTATTACTATGTAGCCGCCTGATTTAAGCCAGACCCTGCGGCCGAGGGCCCGCGATATGTCAAGCTCAACACCCTTGGCATCAAAGAGGGGCTCGTGTCCGTCATAAAATTCGATCTTGTCGGAGAATTTCTGAAAATAGGTATTTACGAAGTCCTTCATCCGGTCGTACTCTTCCCTGGAGTCAATAATCACACGCTCCACGTCATGACTCATAAGGTCGCGTACACTCCTGAAGACAAGGTCCAGATCACTGTAAAGGAGGATCGGGGCCGAGACCTTCTCTTTTTTGTGCTGAATGTTTTCCCACAGCAGCAGCAGGAACTCAAGGTCCTTTAAGAGCTCCTCCCTTGTGGCCCCTTCAGAGGCTGTTCTGACTATAAGTCCGTAGCCTTTCGGCCTTATCTCTTCAACAATATTCTTGAGCCTTGTACGCTCCTCTTCATCCAGTATCCTTCTTGATATCCCGATGTGTTCAACCTCGGGCATGAGCACAAGATAGCGGCCGGGTATTGTTACATAGGATGTTACCCGCGCGCCCTTTGAGCCTATGGGGTCCTTTGCCACCTGCACAAGGAGCTCCTGCCCCTCCTGCACAAGCTCCTCAATAGGCACATCCTGCCTGCCTTTTTTGAACTCTATCTGAACAGTGGCTTCTTCATCCTCAAGAAAGGGGGAGTATGCATCAATGTCAGCCTTGACGTCGGCAACATAGAGGAAGGCCGCCTTGTCCAGCCCTATATCCACAAAGGCAGACTGCATGCCCGGAAGGACCTTGACTACCCTGCTCTTGTAGATATTGCCTACAAGTGAGGCATCCTGCTTTCTTTCAACATAGAGCTCAACAAGCTGTCCGGCCTCGAGAAGCCCGACCCTTACTTCATCAAAGGTAATATTTATAAGAATTTCACTTGACATCAACAATTAATTGGCCATTTACCACTGATTATCGGTCACTTGTTAATTTTCAGCAGCCAACGGCCGACGACTGCCTGAGCAGCTCCATGGGGCTCACCCATCCGTCCTTAAAGCCGTAAAGGCCTTTCCTGACAATCTCCAGCTCCTCCATGGGCACTCCAAACAGGTCATCAATAATGGCGGAGAGTTTTACTTTTCGGTCAGAAAGGTCTTTAAGCCTCAATCTGACGGTCCTGTCGTCAATTATATCAAAATTCCGGATAAAATCACTAAATTTTTCATTATTTATTCTTTCCTGCCGTAACAATCCGACCGGCTTGTCTTCAGGAAAGCGTATCTCGTATTCATATACCACTATAAAACTGCTCAGAGACGGCACCTTTCTATGGATAAATTCCATCTCCTTAATCTCAACTCCGCCGGGCAGTACATTGTTTATCCTGTAAATATATTCCCTTACATCAAAGGGGGGATAAACCTCCATATCAAGATACTCTGCCTCTCCCTCCACACCAACATTCAGTGGAGGACCAAAGGAGACCTTTGGTGAAGGGCTGAAGCCTGCTGAATACACGAGCGGCACCCCTGCCCTCCTGAGTCCCCGAAGGATTGCATTCACAAGCTCGCGATGTGAAAGATGCCTCAAAATACCCTTCTTTATATACTCCACCCTCACCTTTACGGGATTGAACCTGCTGCCCTGCTCCTGAGAAAAAGGACGGTACCTCACAGTTGACGGAGAAAGGAACTCGCCGCTACTGCACCCGACACCACAGGCATGACACTTGTCCCTGTTACAGTCAGTAGTCCATTCAGCCTCATGGGCCTTTTTGTGTTCACTGATGAGATATTCCTTTTTCACCCCGACATCAACACAATCCCACGGCAGGGCTTCGTCCGTCTGATATGTATTCCCTGAAAAAGCCAGAAGATCGACACCCGCCTTGTCCATTGCCCTCTCCCACAGGGAAAAATCAAAAAACTCGGACCATCCGTCAAGATAGGCGCCAAGTGAGTGTGCCTCGCCAAGCACTGCGGCACATCCGCTTCCGCCCCTTGAAAAGGCGGCCTCAAGAAGACTCATCCTGATGTCGTGCACCTTAAAATTAATACCCTTTTTCCTGAGCCTTCCCCTCAAAAAATTTATCTTCTCCCTGAGCCTGTCGGGAGAGTCCTGTCCGGTCCACTGAAAGGGCGTATGGGGTTTTGGCACAAAAGGAGAGATACTCACTGTAATGTTTACATGCCTGCCCGTATATTTCCTGGAAATCTTCAGTGCATGTTTGACCATTCCGGGAATCGCCTCAATATCCTCATCCTTCTCAGTGGGCAGCCCTATCATGAAGTAGAGTTTGAGATTAAGCCACCCCTCGCTAAAGAGGGTGTGAAGTGCACGCTCATAATCCTCCCCGCTGAGGTCCTTGTTAATCACGCCCCGTAGCCTCTCGGTTGCAGCCTCCGGCGCAATTGTAAACCCTGTCTTTTTAACGCTCTTTATCTCCCTGAGCACACTCCTGTCAACCGCGGCAACCCTGAGGGAGGGGAGAGAGAGCGAGACCTTTTTATCTCCAAATATCCTGTTGAATGACTTCATAAGGGGCAGCAACTGCGTATAATCACCAGCGCTCAGAGAGGTAAACGAGACCTCGTCATACCCCGTTGAGGCAATGGATTTTCCGGCAATACTCAAAACCCTTTCAGGCGACCTCTCCCTGAGAGGTCTGTATATAACTCCTGCCTGGCAGAATCTGCAACCCCTGGTACATCCCCTTGAGAGTTCTATATTTATACGGTCATGGACAATCTGGATATACGGGACAATTGGGGAGAGCGGAAACGGTGCATCATCCAGGTCCTTTATAAAGCGCCTCCTTACTGGAGACGTGCTGTAGCCCGGGACATAAAACCCGTCAACCCCGGAGAGCTCCCTCAGAAGTTCCTCCCGTTTGGCGCCGTTTGCCAACCGCTCCCTGACTATACTTAGAAGCTCCACCACCGCTTCCTCACCATCACCAATAAGAAAGGCATCCACATAAGGGGCCATTGGGGCAGGATTAACAGTGCATGGCCCGCCTGCCAGTACAATAGGGTCATTGCCGCTCCTGTCCGCGGAATGAAGCGGAATCCCGCCAAGTGAAAGCATCTCAAGGACTGTTGAGTAGGAAAGCTCATACTGGAGTGAAAAACCCACGACATGAAAATCCTTCAAAGCAGTCCCGGGCTCAAGGGATGCCAGCCTCGCACCCCTATCCCTGAGATACTCCCTCATGTCCGTCCACGGGGCAAAAACCCTCTCTGCCGAGGCATAGGGCAGTGCGTTGACAATATCATAGATTATCCTGAGCCCAAGGTGAGACATCCCTATATCGTAGATATCAGGAAATGCAAAGGCGAACCTCACCTCAGCCCCCGGTTTTCTGACAACATTTATCTCTCTGTCAATATACCTGCCTGGTTTTCTGAACTTTGATAAATTTACTCTCATTTTGATTGGTTGTGTTTCAGGGATTCGGGAATTTGCGAATTTTCAGTGCCTTTACAATATCACTTGAGGGCACTATTTGGCAAGGCAGAGCGGAAAAAGTTACAATTAAATCCTATGCATACAGATAAAGCCCCAATGAAAATCCTGACCCTTTTGAGCTTCTTTCTGCTGCTTTATGCCTGTGCACCGAAAGAGGTAATACAACCGGAACGACCCCTTCCAATCCCTGAAAATATCACACCTGAAGTGCTCGTTGAGCGTGTTGATCTCTCCAACATAAAGACTCTCAGGGCCGCCCTGCGTGTCAGGATTCAACAGGGGGACAACGCAAAAGGGACGTTCTCCGGTGTGCTCTTCTACAGCCATCCCGACCGCCTGGATGCAAGATTCTACGGCCCCCTCAGACTGACCGTAATGGAGATACTCTTCAACAGGGGACTGCTGCAGGTCTTTATCCCGTCAAGGGATATACTTTACAGTGGAACCATTGCCCTTAACAGGCTCCTGCCCGACCATGACACGCTTGAAAAATCAGTAAAGATCATGAAAGAGTCAGACAACGCCTGGCTTCTTTACATCCTTGAACAGGACGGAACAGAACGGAGAGTGAAGGCAGTATACCGTTTCAACAAGACCGACCTCTCATGGAACGGACTTGAACTCTATGCAGACGGAAAGAGGCAGGTCAGGATGGAGATTTTTAAAACCGAAAACAGACTGCCGACAGAGATGGACATCCACATAAATGACACCTCTTTTTATCTTCAACTAAAAGACATAACCCTGAACAGGGACATGGGAGACGATTACTTCCTGCCCCTGGATGCCTCTGAAAGGTATCCACTGTCACTGTTTCTCCGGAATCTTGAACTTGATTGAGAGATTAGGAGAGGTAAGCAGTTGTTGCTGTATAAAAACATTACTTTAAAGTATAATACTTGTGAGTAAACTCTCATGGACAGGAAATGAAATTATGCCCTGTTCAGCAGGAAAGGGTTTACCGAGGAACTTAAACGGGTTGCCGGAAAAGAAAAGATTCTGCTTGCAGGAGTCGACATCTCGGGGCAATCGTATACTTCAAGAATGTTGTGAGTGATTTTAAAGATGAAAGGGAGACCCTTGAAATAAGAGGTGGCCGGGCTTGTTTAGACAGGCAGAAGCGATTTATAAGTGATAAGCTGCCCTTTCATGCCGCCACCCACTTCTGAGGCAGCGTACTGTAGCAAACAACATTTGTGGTTCCCGAAAGCATTCGGGACTCTGATGCCGACGCTTATGGTTGTAGAACTCAAAATACTTCTTAAGTCCCTGGCGGGCCTCTCCTACCGAGTCATAAGCATTCAGATACACATCCTCGTACTTTAACTGTCACGTCCCAGCTAATGGAGACCGGTTCAATTCAATCCCAGGTAACGGAGACCACCAATTAATAAGGATACTTCTTCTGTATTTTTAAGTCAACATTTTTCACGTGAATTTTCCCTTTTAGGCGATAGCTCTTTCCTTTAAAGATGGAGATATCAGCACGGTCGAAGATTCTGTCATTGGTTGCATTGGAGAGGACGGGATCAGGGAACACAGCTGGGGGGTCTTGTCACTTCTGGCTGGATATCCACCCCCAAAAGCACCTTGACATTCAAGACAGCCTTAAGCTGAAATGGGGAATGATGTGCAGGTCAATATTTAATTTTTAGGATGAGATTCTCATTTGAGTTCAGGATTTTATTTTTCTTTTTTTTTCAGACAGGATGTACAGGATGTTTCAGGATAACTGATAAACCTGCGACTTTATCCCCTCTTCTATCCTGTTAATACTGCTATATAAATTTATTTGCTGTGGTAGGGCCAAGTCCGCAATAGGAAGAATAAAATGTGCATCTCAACAACACAAATGTGGCCGCAGAACTTTTATGGACATCCTGAAATCCGTATGGCATCTGGCAGATTTGGGCGAAGCGCGTAAGCAGGTGAGTTTATGGTTTTTTCAAGACATCGTCATGAGGACCTATACGGCGCAGGAGGTAGTAGTCAGAATGGATTTCAAAGGTAAATCTATAAAACATATCAATACTTGCCTCCCAGCGGTTTTTGTGACCTTACATTTTCTTGACCCTGAGGGAAGGATGACCGATGTTATTCATAAAGAGCTTGAGTTTATTTCCGAATTTTTCCTGAGTAGATTTAGGGAGACTTTTATAGTCTTCCTTGAAGGCATTGGTGCGGAGGATTTTCATTTCCTGAGGTCTGCAATGAAGTCTTCGACTGTCTCAAATGATTTGGTTTTCCCGGCAGCGATTTCTTTATCAGCTTCAGCTTCAGCCTTTTCCCAGTCA containing:
- a CDS encoding Rne/Rng family ribonuclease, with translation MSSEILINITFDEVRVGLLEAGQLVELYVERKQDASLVGNIYKSRVVKVLPGMQSAFVDIGLDKAAFLYVADVKADIDAYSPFLEDEEATVQIEFKKGRQDVPIEELVQEGQELLVQVAKDPIGSKGARVTSYVTIPGRYLVLMPEVEHIGISRRILDEEERTRLKNIVEEIRPKGYGLIVRTASEGATREELLKDLEFLLLLWENIQHKKEKVSAPILLYSDLDLVFRSVRDLMSHDVERVIIDSREEYDRMKDFVNTYFQKFSDKIEFYDGHEPLFDAKGVELDISRALGRRVWLKSGGYIVIDQTEAMTVIDVNTGKYVGKENLEDTILKTNLEAVKEIAYQIRLRNLGGIIIIDFIDMEDLVNREKVFNAFKDAMKKDKARNTIFNISELGLIQMTRKRVRESLGRTLCDACPYCEGKGFVLSPRTICFEIFRKINRMSIQRGAKLIITTHPDVAELLSDEDRYAVEEIEKKREVEIIVKVDLRIHQENYNITVV
- a CDS encoding TIGR03936 family radical SAM-associated protein, with amino-acid sequence MRVNLSKFRKPGRYIDREINVVRKPGAEVRFAFAFPDIYDIGMSHLGLRIIYDIVNALPYASAERVFAPWTDMREYLRDRGARLASLEPGTALKDFHVVGFSLQYELSYSTVLEMLSLGGIPLHSADRSGNDPIVLAGGPCTVNPAPMAPYVDAFLIGDGEEAVVELLSIVRERLANGAKREELLRELSGVDGFYVPGYSTSPVRRRFIKDLDDAPFPLSPIVPYIQIVHDRINIELSRGCTRGCRFCQAGVIYRPLRERSPERVLSIAGKSIASTGYDEVSFTSLSAGDYTQLLPLMKSFNRIFGDKKVSLSLPSLRVAAVDRSVLREIKSVKKTGFTIAPEAATERLRGVINKDLSGEDYERALHTLFSEGWLNLKLYFMIGLPTEKDEDIEAIPGMVKHALKISRKYTGRHVNITVSISPFVPKPHTPFQWTGQDSPDRLREKINFLRGRLRKKGINFKVHDIRMSLLEAAFSRGGSGCAAVLGEAHSLGAYLDGWSEFFDFSLWERAMDKAGVDLLAFSGNTYQTDEALPWDCVDVGVKKEYLISEHKKAHEAEWTTDCNRDKCHACGVGCSSGEFLSPSTVRYRPFSQEQGSRFNPVKVRVEYIKKGILRHLSHRELVNAILRGLRRAGVPLVYSAGFSPSPKVSFGPPLNVGVEGEAEYLDMEVYPPFDVREYIYRINNVLPGGVEIKEMEFIHRKVPSLSSFIVVYEYEIRFPEDKPVGLLRQERINNEKFSDFIRNFDIIDDRTVRLRLKDLSDRKVKLSAIIDDLFGVPMEELEIVRKGLYGFKDGWVSPMELLRQSSAVGC